One Hyperolius riggenbachi isolate aHypRig1 chromosome 12, aHypRig1.pri, whole genome shotgun sequence genomic window, AAATCTCACTAATAAGCAaatgacagccataaaagttttcctggcagaatacaacttctgagggcagggagagataaaacacatgaactattgacctttttctaactctggaacacttaataggctgccactgattagagcgtATTAAACCTTAACCTACTTTGTAAAggttgaaatataaaaaaaaaaaaaaacctgggatacttaaagctcatacacacatcagactatagtctttggaaaatgaaagatcacagaccaatcttaccaccctccatgtagtatgagagccataccttcacagtctattcttttgagctgaactccccatcagacagaaatctttgcaagatgctgcacacaaagatgctgtacacacacaaaagatctgtagctgcaaaaaaatctgttcctgcaaaagatccgttcctgcaaattgcattcatagtctataagatctgcagatcatcataaacaccttgtttaactgacattcatctgcatatctgacaatcatctgcagatctgaaaatccatcctggtggatctgatctgcagatgaatgtctgttaaacaaggtgtgtatgatgatctgcagatctcatagactatgaatgcaatttgcaggaacagatcttttgcagatactgatcttttgtgtccgtACAGcaacttgcaaagatttctgtctgatggggagttcagctccatagaatatactgtgtaggtatggctctcatactacatagaagggggtaaaattggtctgtgatctttaattttccaaagactatggtctgatgtgtgtatgagcctttagtcattttaggagtaggaggttaAATATAActgtttcataagtttattttcatctctggttcactttaagggaggtATGGATGGGTAGTGTGTATATTTTCTATATACCTCGTCACTGATGTCTTCTGGGTACTTGTAGCTTATGCCGGTTTTCTGTATGCCTTCCTCCACCAGCTGCCTTACACTGTTGGCAAACAGGAGGATCTCCTCATCCCCATAGGCGTACACACATTTGTCTTCCCCCACCAGAACGATCCACTGTGGGAAGGGAGGCATGCCATCAGAGCTCTCCAGAGTCCCCAGAACCTCCATTTGTGTTGGTTTGGGTAGGTAGAGTTCTATCCAGCTCTCAAGCATGAAGGTCTGTCCCATGTATATAGTGCCGCTCAGATCACAGATGCGCACATACAGGTCGCTGCTCTTCCCTATCGGCAGCCTCTTCTCTGTATTCCTCTTCACAAAGTCTGACACTACAGCGAGGTCTCCGGCTGTACGAGAGAAAATATATCAAGTAACACTGACGTTTCTCATTCCTATGTCCAACCTGTCTATAGCATTCAGCAAACCACAGGGTTACCCAGATTGTTAGCCTAGTGCTTGCTGCAAAATgcactgcttaaaggacaactgaagtgagagggatatggaggctgccatatgtatttcctttttaagtaataccagttacctggctgtcctgttgatcatctccctctaatacttttagccataccccctgaacaagcatgcaggtgagcaggtttttctgacattgtcagatctgccaaattaGCTgcatgttcctggtgtgattcagacactgctgcatccaaatagatcagcaggtctgccaggcaactggtattgtttaaaatgaaataaatatggcagcccccatatacctcttacttcagttctcctttaaggattagattgtgaacttctctgaggacagtcagtgacatgactatgtactctgtaaggtgctgcagaagatgccagtgctatatacataataataataataatatggtaacacATTAGactgaatatggtaggattagattgtaagctcctctgaggacagtaagtgacaggactatgtactctgtaatgtgctgcagaagatgccagtgctacataaatacataataataatatgggaggacattagactgtgattatggtaggattcgattgtgagctcctctggggacagtcagtgacatgactatatagcctgtaaagtgctgcagaagatgtcagagctatataaatacataataataataataatatggtaggacattacactgtgaatatggtaggataagattgtgagctcctctgaggacagtcagtgacatgactatgcactctgtaaagtgctgcagaagatgtctgacACTACAGCGAGGTCTCCGGCTGTGCGACAGAAAATATATCAAGTAACGCGGACATTTCTCATTCCTATGTCCAACCTGTCTATAGTATTCCGGGAAccatacattataataaaaatatggtagggcattaaacTAGGACTAGTAGGAAATGGATTGTTCCTctgagacatgactatgtactctgtaaagttctgtgGAAGttctcagtgctatataaataaatacataatttgCTTAGCATTCCAGAAAATGCATCAGGAAGAGACACGTACGTTTGTTGTCCAGATTGCAGATAAATTCTTTTGTTTCCTTGCTTAAGCGTGTGGTTGTGTGTTTCTCATGCTTTGGAGTCACGTCTTCTTGAAACAAGGTCCGCTGTAAAATGTCTTTCTGCCCAGCAGGTTTCTTGGGATATTCATTTCTCCTGCTGTAGAGGAACAAAATGTTTATATATTAGTATTTGCATGATGTAGGTAAGACAAgacacatttatattgtgcttttctcctggcaaactcaaagcgccagagcttgcccaaggtctccttactgaataagcgaGGAGACCTTGATGGTGGGTTTTTCACATGAATGGCAGATGCAGCAAAAGATCTCCCAAATACATCCTCCCTCCAGCTGGCATTGAGGCCCCAGCAAAGGCTagagaggccccagcctcagggcgcagtgtaggaagggtcgcacaactcgctcagctatcattcccctattgtgtttgaagcagagagaaataagaaaaggggatacatgtcagtgactgcaagccagataactggagataaaggtttggggggggggggggctctggagtgCCTTTggagtgcctcttagtctaataacaatcagtgtgtgacagctggggtgggagggatggaggggcgcactttggtgtctcagccttggttgctggaggaccttgtcccggctctgcccatgTCTGTAGCTGCTGCATTGCACAGAGCTACCatccaatcaatgcactgggaacCGAGACATTGGGAGGCTGCAGGAACACTCAGCTGATAACTTGTTCAAAAGAAAGAAAGTTCTAATGCCCACCTAGCGATTTGTCAGACAATTTTCCTGGCGAGCGGTCTTTCCTGCGATCTTGTGACGTAGATACAGGCGTGCAGTCACACGGATGTCGTTTAGCGTCGCACGGCAATAACTGTTGTCACGGATCGGATGACTCCCACACAAAGTACCGCAATCACTTGAAGTATTGTTTGCGCCCGTCGTGTGACGTTGGTCATACCcccggcaggaagatggatcggggagcaCTCATCATCGTGAGCCTTCCCTGTGATGCATCTTCCTTCGTCGTGAGATGAGTGTTCAgctttatgctacatacacatcatacaattttctggcagatttacctgccagatcaattatttcaaacatgtctgatctgaattttgatcgatttttccgagtaaatttttttttttggttgattTTCGTTCACTTCTacgaaaattgattgaaaaatcgataggaaaatcgaaaattgacatgttggaaataatcgatctggcaggtaaagctGCCAGAAAATGGTTCCcacatagatcaatgaataggaactatGTGGGACAATGAATGGGAaccaagtccccggtagaaagactgaCGACTTCTTATAAGAAGCCGCCGTCTttctgacacaaaaaaaaaaaaacccaaacaaacttGTCCTCCGTATACTTCCTGTAAACGAGagtgctcgcttacaggatgggaatttaaaaaaaaaatcactgtggccatcttgtggccaaatagtaaaactacatctacatatatatatatttttcacataaaacacaataaattacaattaaaattaactgttttatcccccacacccaaaaaatacccaaattacaaaaaaaaaaaaatacaatttgaaaaaaaaaaaaaaaaaattatatatatatatatatatatatatatatatatatatatatatatatatatatatatatatatatatatatatatatatatatatatatatatatatatatatatatatatatatatatatatatatatatatatatatatatatatatatatatatatatatatatacatatatacatatacatatacatatacatatacatatacatatacatatacatatacatatacatatacatatacatatacatatacatatacatatacatatacatatatatatatatatatatatatatatatatatatatatatatatacatacatacatacatacatacatatatatatatatatatatatatatatatatatatatatatatatatatatatatatatatatatatatatatatatatatatatatatatatatatatatatacatacatacatacatacatacatacatacatacatacatacatacatacatacatacatacatacatacatacatacatacatacatacatacatacatacatacatacatatatatatatatatatatatatatatatatatatatatatatatatatatatatatatatacatacatacatacatacatacatacatacatacatacatacatacatacatacatacatacatacatatatatatatatatatatatatatatatatatatatatatatatatatatatatacatatatatatatatatatatatatatatatatatatatatatatatatatatatatatacatatatatatatacatatatatatatacatatatatatatacatatatatatatatacatatatatatatatatatatatatatatatatatatatatacatatatacatatacatatatatatacatatatatatatatatatatatatatatatatatatatatatatatatatatatatatatacacatatatacatatatatatatatatatatatatacatatatacatatatatatatatatatatatatatatatatatatatatatatatatatatatatatatatatatatatatatatacatacatacatacatacatacatacatacatacatacatacatacatacatacatacatacatacatacatacatacatacatacatacatacatacatacatacatacatacatacatacatacatacatacatacatacatacatacatacatacatacatacatacatacatacatacatacatacatacaacatacatatatatatatatatatatatatatatatatatatatatatacatatatatatacatatatatataacatatatatatatacatatatatatatacatatatatatatatacatatatatatatatatatatatatatatatatatatacatatatatatatatacatatatatatatacatatatatatatatacatatatatatatatatatatatacatatatacatatacatatatatatatatatatatatatatatatatatatatatatatatatatatatatatatatacatatatacatatatatatatatatatatatatatacatatatacatatatatatatatatatatatatatatatatatatatatatatatatatatatatatatatatatacatatatacatatatatatatatatatatatatatatatatatatatatatatatatatatatacacatatatatatatacacatatatatatatatatacatatatatatatatatatatatatatatatatatatatatatatacatatatatatatatatatatatacatatatatatatatatatatatatatacatatatatatatatacatatatatatatatacatatatatatatatatatacatatatatatatatatacatatatacatatatatatatatatatatatatatatatatatatatatatatatatatatatatatatatatatatatatatacatatacatatacatatacatatacatatacatatacatatacatatacatatacatatacatatacatatatatatatatatatatatatatatatatatatatatatacatatatatatatatatatacatatatatatatatatatatatatatatatatacatatatatatatatatatatatatatatatatatatatatataatattttttttttttttttaaattataagcttgtaaatggtaATGGTcggaaaacttaaaaaaaaaaaaaaatgcacctgtatttccaaataaaatgttggcgccatacattgtgatagggacataattgaaatggtgtaataaccgggacaaatgggcaaatacaatgggttttaattatggtagcttgtATTATTTGAAAGCTataaggccaaaaactgagaataattttttttccatttttttcttaattttcctgttaaagtgcatttagtaaaaaaaaaaaaaaaaaattcttagcaaaatgtaccacccaaagaaagcctaattggtggtggaaaaaataagatatagatcaattcattgtgataagtagtgctaaagttattggcgaagtaatgggaggtaaaaattgctcggatgcataaggtgaaaaaccactgagggctgaaatggttacgTGAGATTCAGAAAACGTGCTGTAATGCAGATTTCACTCACACTTGTATCTGGCGGgtctggttggggttaggcaccatagTTCTCATGTGAGAACGTATTACTGACCCTTCCAAAGATCGAGGAAGTATTCCAGTCCAATCCCTCTGAAAAACAAATGCTGAAAGATTAGGTTTTTGCACTTTTACTTTAAAGTCTAACCCCAAACAGATAGAGCTATATATAGCCAGGACACTAACCTATATATGGCAAGGACACTCACTGCCTGGCGTTTGTATTTTCTTTCCCTGACAATATTGTTTCCTTTGGCTGCTCCAAGTCCTTTCCACGTccccaaaacatactgataaATAATCTGCTTTCCTCTTATTCCTGGCTGTCTCGCACTGGGGCTTGGTATCTTGGGTGTTCTTTACTTTCTAACTCTTGTTACTTTTGTCATTACTTGCAAACTCAGTATAGTCTTGGTGCAATTCCTGAGGTCAGTCCACAGTATAGTCTTGGTGCAATTCATGAGCTCAGTATCCCAATTTACTCTGAGAGAAGAggcttgtcctcctcctcctcatctgagGGAAGTAGCGGTGGGTGGCCAGAGTAacgcacataggcctcaattcactaagatcatgctagagataataaggcaagagaaaacttacctccacacagtgagagagttatcttacctcttcattccttacgttacctcctctgtagttaatttacctcctctgtagttaatttacctcctctgtagtttatatacctcctctgtagttaatttacctcctctgtagttattttcacacgcagttaattaacagcctgtctttaactctggagttattttaaggattggagagttaacttaaagacagaaaagttaactttaggcttgcctgaggtaaaatgtttcctgaatactacatgccttatcaccatggtaacaactctagaagagttatttaaagacaggagataagtttagtgaattgaggccatagcatcaCATACGAGTGCATACCGGCATTAATGGAGGCagcgttaaagagaaccagaggtggatcttcggggtgcagatgggacacagaggcatgttctctgcctaataacatggctctgtgtcccccaaccgccactctctgcccccccacccaccaccgccacgctttagccccccgagtttagcaacaggatttgtcgctaactcggaggtaaacaggggagagggattccctgttcaaaactcctgccaggggcgttcctgcagggtttcctgagctgccattgggcagctccctctccctggccacgcctcctgccactcccccgTCTCTCTGCGCGCTATGAGAGACAAcatagtctctcagtgcagctacGTGACCCAGGGGTCatgcaagtgaaagtgggccattgcggcccacaggagtgacagggagcggcagtttttgcagctacctgatctgcttagctctgcggatcaggtagcctacttttttttttttagcccacctcgggctctctttaaccgGAAATGAAGCGGTGTGCTCCAATGTGGAGCACATGTGGACATCTGGTCTGAGGATGGGCGGATTGGCCGGCACTGTGTTtagggagtggttaaagtgaaccagagatgaagcaccctcatgtattttaccatatatatcagttggAACATTAGAGaacacacctaccttgctttctgtttcattattcactgctcagcctacttcttatcagccctgatgaaatccctgactgagcattcagtctggctttgctcaggaatcattctaGCTgactcattatagcagagccagaagggggcagacttgggcttgaaaagacatcagagaagactaaCTCAGCtagaatgattcctgagcaaagacaggctgaatgctcagtcggggattttatcagggctgataagaagtaggctgagcagtgaataagagcaaggtaggtgtgttctctaatgttcccactgatgtatatggtgaaatacatgaaggtgcttctggttcactttaagtgtttcTTATGCCGTGATTTTCAACATGGGTATGGGCCATTTAGCCTAGGTATTTGAAGATTAAGCAAAAATGATTTTAATTGTCAAGAATACATCACAACACTTGAGGGATTAGTAAACATACTTGCAGGAACCCTTTTGATGTTGTGTTGTAATTCAGGCATCTTAAAGGATACATAAGGCaataaaaaaataagattttcctggggtttcctccagcccttgaAAGCCTATTTGTTCCTTGCCACATCTCCGCTCTCAGGCTGTCTTCC contains:
- the LOC137541729 gene encoding uncharacterized protein isoform X1, with amino-acid sequence MRTMVPNPNQTRQIQVRRNEYPKKPAGQKDILQRTLFQEDVTPKHEKHTTTRLSKETKEFICNLDNKPGDLAVVSDFVKRNTEKRLPIGKSSDLYVRICDLSGTIYMGQTFMLESWIELYLPKPTQMEVLGTLESSDGMPPFPQWIVLVGEDKCVYAYGDEEILLFANSVRQLVEEGIQKTGISYKYPEDISDEDEAVLQQDEEIQKIREETKAFVNKAADDFEDFLNFLDS
- the LOC137541729 gene encoding uncharacterized protein isoform X2 translates to MRTMVPNPNQTRQIQVRRNEYPKKPAGQKDILQRTLFQEDVTPKHEKHTTTRLSKETKEFICNLDNKPGDLAVVSDFVKRNTEKRLPIGKSSDLYVRICDLSGTIYMGQTFMLESWIELYLPKPTQMEVLGTLESSDGMPPFPQWIVLVGEDKCVYAYGDEEILLFANSVRQLVEEGIQKTGISYKYPEDISDEVLNG